The genomic interval gtatgtCCTTTTTTGTTAATGAATCTTAATTACGTAGAAGTTTACAAAATGTGCAAAACGTATTTAATCTTTCCAGTTCCTTTTTATAGTGAGACTTTCATGGGGCAGTCGTGGTGCCTTCCTTGGTTTGTGGTACAGATGATATATcatctttatattttcttaGGCTGATGTGAAGCTGCTAAGCTGGATGCTTTACATGCTTGGAACTGTCCTCGTttgcaagagcagcagctcctgcatgGTCTCAGTGTAGCAGAGCCATGTGAGAGGTGTAGGTGGTGTGGCTGAAGACCACCATCTCACTTCATAGAGCATTTGTCCTTGAAAGTTACAGTTCTTCCTGTGCTGTGCCAGGTGGTTGTTAATGCAGTCCCTCTGATCTGTCCATATCTACATTTGTGGAGGCTTTTGTTCTTGAATCTTTGTTGCAACTTCCGTTCTGTGGGTGTCTCTGAGAGATGgttctgttcagcctggagaagagaaggcttaggtGGGTCTCATCCATTGTATAAATGCTTGAAAGCAGTGTGCTCTTTCtagtggtgcccagtgacaggaccagagacTGGACACAAACTGGAGATTCCCTCTGAAGCTTCCTGTGTGTGTCTCTCACATTGCTCTGAGCTGGGATTGTTGACCTGGAGAAGACCCTTCTCTGACGGATAAACCTTTCTTTCCATGGGTGGGTCACATCAATACTGTCTGCACTCTGTCTGCTAAAGTCCTCATGGACATTAGGATAATTTATGTACTTCCTGCTGATGAAAAGGTGTCTGATGCAGTGTCAGCTGTGTTTTTCAGGTTCTCTCATGCTTTTGATAAAACTAAACATCCATCCAAGAACAGGTCATGCAGATGTTGTGTTGAGAACTGAAGCTAATTGCTGGCTTTAGGTGCAGCATAACCATGCTGGGTAACAACACAGCTTGGTCACAGCTTCTGGTTCTATCACAGAGTCTTGGTTAGAGCTCATTCTCCATATTGTGGAGCATGCCAAGTCCTTTCTATATTAAACACATCAATGCATTTAATGCAAactaattgcattttaatttaatcaaTTTCTAATGCACTAAATGCAAATGCATCATTTTAGTATCATGAAAGGTGTTGTAAGACTGAATCCTTGGTAGGTTAAGAATTGCTCCATTGGCTCTTGCTTTATAAGCCTAAAGACAGATTTCTGTGTGAAGCCCACACAAAACATGAGGATTACAGAGGAGAGATGGGGGTTGTTGTCCAACATCCAGTGGAaagattctttctttttctgttttttttttcttgtttttttgtatttgaaagtTGGTGGCTTCATATTGTCAGTGCCCAATGCCTGATGTTAATGAAGAAGTTGGAAACCTGACATCAGTTTTAATCTTCTTTCATATTGCCTTTGCCAGACCATCTTGTGCCCAGCCATGCTTTAAGGCTAGAGGAATTaaatttctctgcctctttAATTTTTGGCCTTTTGGGAGTGAGCATTGACATTACATTTACCAGAAACAACTTTGAAAGTTGTTTTATAGCTGCTGAGATGGCCACAGCCTTCTACAAAGGACCCTTCTCCCTCAGGTTCTCAGATACTAGTTTGCTACTAAATTGACCCAGAATAAAGAGGTGACCTGAAGAGGTGACTGCTGGCCCTCTGGCCCATGCAGTCACTTTAAAGGTAGCTCTGGAGATTTCAGAAATTTTCAGGTTTCTGTATGATTTTAAGAAGCAAATAGTTGCTAGTAGTCCTAGGAGCTGACAATTACCATGACAGAGCATGCATTAGGTCCTTCTGTATGGATACTATGCTGCTTAGAGTGCAAATCTTTGGATTACTACAAATTGCTTCTTCCAAGGAAGGCAGAACTGGTGGCAGAACCTTGTGTGCCTGGCTCTGAACAGATGAAGTTTTCTGGTGTGAGTTTACTGGTGTGAAGTTTACTGCAGCTGATCAGCCAGGGGGAAGCCCCAACAGCCAGGCAGTGGGAATCACCAGGCAGCAAGTTGGAGTATTCTGTCTGATGTCCAGTTCCTAAACATACTTGTTTTAAAGGATGAAGAAGTTTTTAAAGCTGAAGAAGTCATGTACCTCAGTGCTGGCTGCCTGGATTCTTGTTCTTCTGCATTTATAGCGTTTGCTCCTTCTAGGCTTGCAGAAAATCTAGCAGCAAACTGAAATTGGAGAAAAAGGTCAGCTTTGGTAGGCAGGATGTGCATGTTAATTGAAGTATGAATTATTGAGTTCTTGGCATGCCTTTTGTTTTGTATATGATTTCATTCACTCACAGCCTGTTCCACCTGTTGATTCTTGATCTTTAATGGTGTTCTGCTATGCTGTGGTGTGATGAGATCAGACAGGTTTGTACTGGATTATGTTGGAGCTGGAATCTTCAAAACATTATACAGTAAATTAAAGCAAACAGTAGGATTTACTACTTATAGTGTAGCTTACACGAGTTTGTCCTTATCCTTGTTTTTGTTGTCTGTCCTTGGACAACGTTCTCCGGGCAGTCTCTTGACTGAGTTGATCTGTGCTTGCTGAACTCATCTTTGAACCAGGGTGGGGTGATCTTGTTGGTGTTTTGGCTTTCCTAATTCACTGTTTCTCTTATTAAAGACCATCTCCAGCATAAAATTAGTAACTAGAAGTCTGTGCTGTTGCATTTCTGGACGAGTAAGAATaacttcttgcttttgtttcaaGTCTAGGTGAAACAAGTTGAGAAAGCTTTCTTATTTCCATATTCTgttgctgcagtgctgagcacaaATTGAAGACTGAGATAAGCACGAAGGCATCTGAGAGTTTGTCAGAAAATTTCTCTATTTTGACCCTGTCTGTGCAGTAGAATACAGACCGCGAGAGATTATGGGAAGCCATGCAGGTTTTCACTTGTGTGTCTTTGATGTAAGTTAAACTGATGCTTGTGGTGGTTGTAATGTCTCTTGGTGATGTGCTCTGCTGACTGTAGATTCCCATGGTAATGCCCATGGATGCCTCAGGTAACACTGGGGAATAGTTTTGGAGCCCTCATTAGCAATGTCAGCAGCAACAAGACAGACAGACTTTCCATACTGAGCTCAGAAGAGTTCACAAGAAGCTGCTGTGCAATCCCTCTTCCATCAGTAAAGGGTGCTTTGAACAAAGGCATTTCTACTGGAAAAGCTTTTGAGGAGTTCAGTCCAATCTAATTTTACTTTGACCTGTTAATCAGTTAGCATCATGACTCAAATGAGTTCCTCTGAAACTGAAAAGGGAGAACCTAGAATGAGGTGGGAGagcacagctgctgccctgTTGCCCCCAGGAGAGGAGACCTGGGCTGAAACCCTTCTGCAGATGCTGCCTTGGCAGCCATGGGCATCCATGAGAGGAAGGGTAGGGAaggattttttgtttccagattCCAGTGTCCTGTCCCGTAGGCTTAAATTCAGGTTGGTGTATGACCTGAAGACTTATTGGTTGAGGATGAGGAGGGCTGTTACTGCATTTGATTCTCattgtttggaaaaaatagACTTAGCTGAGCTTCCCCACCCACCCTTTCCTGGGATTTGCACATCTTTCAAGCAGTCAGAATCACAAAGCAgggaggctgctgccagcagccttCATTTGGTATTGCTATAAGTATCTTCCTGGCTTAGAGGGtctggaaaaaatctttttatttgtgCTAATGTGTATGGTGCCAAGCTCCCCAGAATCATACTGTGTTGTGATAAGCCGGAATGTTTCTGTTGCTACATCTCACCTCACAGATCTTCCATATAAAACTACCTTTGTTTCTTAACTGGAGTTGTTAgcttaaaacaaagaaacctaGGAGTCTtcaggtggttttgtttggaggcccatatattctttctttttttttttttttttttttttttaattggtgaTATTTCAAGATCCTACTTCTTTGCAGAAAGAAGGAATAACCAAAAATGCTTCCCTTCCTTTAAGTTTTTACCACTGAGCAATAGTTCCTCTTCAGTTGTTTCACTGGGACCATATTTTGGCTATTTCCAGGCTGCCTGAACTTCTTAGCCATTTCTGAGCTCTGCACAGTATTGCCTGATGCTTTTTATGACACCACTGCTGTGGGGAACCCTCCTCAAAACCATACACAGGGACGTGTCCTCTGTTCCTACACACataatattattattacagCTACATGGATCTGTAGAGGAACATAGTGATTTCTCAGAAATATCTGGAGTGCATGACAGAATTGAAACTATCAACTTCTGTGAATTTTAACTTGACCTTTATTACTTGGAAATTACTGACTCCAGTAAAATTCTTCAGGGAGCTGAGTGGGTGACCAGACTTTAACGTtgacattttatattttctccaAAAGTAACACTTGGTTATTGTACCTTCAGGTTTAAGTTACTGTTTGTTTAAGTCTCTGTTATCTCCAGACTTGAATTTACTGGCACCTCAGACATGATTTCTTCCTGTGCATGTACACACATCGCTTCTAACACCATTTCTCAGCAAGCATGAAGCACCCTTGCTGCAGAGTACCTGCTTCTGCAGGCTCTTAGAGGAACCAGAATTATGAACTTGCCTTTTATCCTTCTTGATCTCCTTTGCTCTGTATCCGTGTGATGGCTGCAGAGTTCATGTGGGAGTCCACCAGTATGTTACCTTTGAGGGTATTACTGAAAGGTGTTTAATTTGAACTATATTGTATGAAATACCCTGGACACCTTGTTTGCAGATCACTGGGAAGGGTCAGCTCTCCACTGGCAGCAGTGCCCTGCATCCCCCTCTCTGTCACCAACATCCCCACCACCATGGTCCTGTCTGCTTCTGCACCACCAACTCTTCTCTGGGGAAACTTTACATGGATCAGCATGTGGCATGTGGCCCTGCACCCTCAGAAAAGGCATCAGTGACCAAAGCAATGTCAATCCAattctctcctctgcctgctcctgtggAGGGGTGTGCCAGATCTCTAATAcatgcccagctctgcagtgctgtgctctgAAGAAGTTGTGTGATAGAAGGAATATATTTGATGTTTGTCTAAACCTGAGCtggcagtgtttttttctttaaaccacATTTCAGAGCATGTGTAACTTGCATCCTACTGTTGCAGCAGATCAGCCTCAAATGATTTGCTGGCCTCATGTCAGCCCCAGGTTCTTATCAGATCCAGCTTGTTGGTCACCATCCTATCCTAGCTGATGTATCTGTGAGATAAGACACGGGTTTCTAGGCATACATTCCTTCCATGttgtttgaaaataataatttaattttttattggcACAAATTCCTTGGCTTGAGCACAGGGAAGATGAGCCAGGAGGGAGAAACACTTATGAAACCTAGGATGTGTGCATACATGGCAAAGTCTTCAGTCATTCAGTTGTTAGTTATTCAGGTTTTCCAGTGTGCCTGTTTCCTGCTGAGGTGGTAAAAGTAAACTTAGCATTTTTCAGAGTGTAGTCCTTTCCCAGATTTGAATTGTTGCTgtcttttgtggttttgtttgacTTTAAATTTCCTGGGGGGTGCCCTACAGATGGAGAAGGTAGTGCTCAAGGATTGAATTTTGCCCGAATTTCTCAGAATTTCTGGTTGGAACAGTagtgtttatttcttcttttgtgttgTCTCCAACAGCCAGGGGATGGCTTCTTCTGGGGAGCACCATGATCTGGAAAAGAAGCTTTAGATGGTGCTTTTCTGGGATGTAGGTGTGTGGGGTGGGTGCTCAGTGAGGTCTCTTGAGTACAAATGGAGCCATGTGGGGCTTGCTCAAAGTGTAATGGGAAGGCAGAAATAAAGCTTACTGCTTGTAATTATAGAAGGCAGTTGTTAAGTCTGGAAAAATGATCTGCAAGTAATTTTGACTCTTGTTCTGGATATATGGGACTGTGCTAAGGTAGAAGgagccaaaaaacccaaaaccctagctGCAGGTTCTGATGTTTAATACAGGATCCAAAGTATCATCTGGAGGGCATTAATGTACAACTGCATCTGGTTATCCCCTTGCTGGACttggaaattaaatgtttgcttttctgctgtgttttctgtctgtgtATTGTGTTTGCCTACTTCATGTGCTTGCTCTGCAGTTCataaagggatttttaaaattgacTAAAGAatctttaaatttattttaagcttgTTAGTTTGTATTGAGTCCCTTGGTGGAGGGATTATCAGGTGGTCCCTGAGAAACCATGTTTAgtaagagagagggaagagaaacctTTTGTGTTTGAGCTTGGCACATTCCCTTTAACTGGTGCTGACCTAATCTAGACAGGCTGCGAGGTGCTTTGGAAGAGGTAAGaggcatttattttgttttcaaaataaattttatttcaaaataaatggtAATAACCAATTCCCTGTCCTGAGCAGCCCGTGCGTCAGGCTGTGGGACCAGGGTTGTGTATTGTGCATGTCAGCATGCACTGAGCACACTTGGAAGTTTAAGTGAAGAGAAGGAATGAGCAAAGTTTGTCTGCAGTGTGGATGTGTGGTGTGAGAGCTGAGTGCAGGGTACCAGGTAgctgaggctgaggagctgcctttccctgccagGATTTGTTCTTCCCTCAgacttcaaaatatttgttttcaggTTGGGATGGCCTAAACATGAACTTTTGACTGCAGTAAGAACGTGCTCAGGCAAAACGGGCACAATGCTGTGCACAACCAGGGAGAAAGCTTCTGGAGAGTGCAGAAGCTGAGATTACCAGTAAAATTATCCTACAGTCCAGCCCTTTGgggctcccctcctgccccagagAGCAGATGAAGAAATGTTGAATGATTGTTGAAAATGTTACTTGCAACAGGCAAAATAACTGTAGAACAATAAAAGGGTGGCAAATAGGCTTTGAGTTCCTTATGGAACTTGTAGGATGACTAGAGATCCTGAatttcatagaattgtagaataatttgggttggaagggacctctaaaggtcatctagtccaacccttctgcAGTAAGCATGGGCAATTTGGGGCACTGCATTTTAGTATCAAGTTTTGTCCCCATCTTTGACTCTTTGATAGTCCAGTGTGGACCTGTATATTGTGTGTTCTGTAAAGCTTGGAATAGCTTTCACCCTTTCTTTAGGCAGAATGGTTTTGAGCCTACAACTCTTACTCTGTTCAAGACTTTATGTTCtaaagtaagaaagaaaatttggaaACAAATTCATGGTGTGAAGCATTAGAATGTTGCAATCTGGGAGTCAAAGttaataaatactatttttatctttcttggGGCAATAAAAGGCTCTTCCTCATATCTTAAATTTACAAGTGTGGTGGGGATTGGAGTGGAGAGCTCAGGTGGAATCTTCTTGCCTGGCTGGCCAAAGCAGGGTCTTACTCATGTTGCTGATGACCGCTGGATCTTTTTCACTGTGCTGGTTATACCACTCACATGTGCTGCTGATTCTGTGTTGTGAACTCCCTTTGTGTCTTCAACTGCAGTCACATACCCCTCAGAGGTGTCATGCAACACTTGGAAGGCCATGACATTTCTCTTCATAACTGCAGGATGAGGACTACAGCTTGCTTCAGTGATTAGGAAGAGGGTTGCCCTTAAAAACTACTAGAGGAGGAACTTACAATTGGTCTGGTTCAGGCTGAATGGATTGGAATCTCAtcataaagctttaaaaagtcTTGGAAACGAGGGTAAATCCAGCTATAAACTGATGATCTGCTCTGAAGTCGATGGGAGCTGCTTCAGTCACTTCAGGGATGAGAGTCCATCCATTGGGACAGTCGTGTGTGTGCATTGCTAATGAAGGAAAGACTTCCTTAGGTATTGCTTTAGGTAAGGAAATGAAGGCATATTGTGAGTGTGAATAATCTTTAATAACAGATGGTGTGTCTGTGTAATGTCTTGGAAGACCTGAAATATGGGGTTTTGCTTGTTTCCATCTAAATTTCACTTTACTTTTTGAAATGAGCATttaaagcaaagcaggagaCAGCTATGGATGATGCTTTGGTTTGACTGACTTGGGGTAAGAGCAGGGCTAGGACTGGAGCAACCCTTGTCACCAGTGTGCTCAAACTGGTGCAAACCCTCCTGCCAGGTCTGGAAACAACATTAAGAGTCCCAGAGAAAGTCAGAAGGCATTATGTCTGTGCTGCCATGTGCCTGTGGACTTTGAGTTTGGCTTTGTACACATGACTTTGGACTTGAGTTGTTCTTAATTGGTGTCTgaggaaagaagagcaaaatacCCCTTCCAAAGAAAGAGTATCCCAGTGAATTTGAGAAgtcttttcctgcctctgtATGTATGCCTGCATTTTGTATGTCTATCATTCCTGCTGACAGGAGTGTATTTGTAGCACACCCTTTTGATataaatgaataattttctttttttttgttgtttttaattaactttaatAGGTATGTTGCAGCAGATCTGAAAGTGACATAAGAAAGAATTACATCTGCAAAGAGAAGCCTCTCTGCAAGGCCATCCCTGAAGATGTGGACTGCCAGTGTATTCTCCCTGCTGGTTTCCTTCTGTATATGTGAACACAGATTTTCTGTCCTGAAAGGGAGAGGAGTTCACGTGGTGCAAATAAAGAGGCTAACAACCGAGAAGCAGTGCAGGCAGGATTGTCAGCTCCCAGGTGCTGCAGGTGAGGTTCTTGTCCCTTAGCTGGAGTTCCAGCTGGGTTTTCAGTTCCTTAAAGGTCTCCCCTGCTCCCCTGACCTCTGTCTTTCTCAGTTCCAGTTGTTTACAGGTGATTACAGTTGTGGCTTCTTTGTGCAGTCCTGTGGGACTATGAAACTCCTGACATCTTGGGTTCAATTGAATACAGATCAACCATTTCCCATGGCCCTTCAAGTTCCTGTTAGACACAGCACATATGTCTGCTTGGTTTGCACTGTATGTGGTGTGAGGTCACTTCTCTTGCAGAAGGATTTTTCCAGGCTGCCAGATACTTGCAAGTGAGCAGTGCCCTTGTAGGCAGCTGCACTGGAGTTACCACTCTGTACTCACTGGTATTTATgtcttttttctgccttagaGGAAACCACTTTTATTCTGCAACCAAGCACAGTGTTAAACAAGTCTGGGGAGATGGGAGCCTTCTACTGTCTGCTTCTGAGAtgtctttaaaaagcattaaactTCTAAATTAATCATTTGGAATTGTCCTTATGAAGGACCCAACATGTGACAGCTTGCAGCATCCACTCACCTTGTGGTGCTGTGGTGAGGATGAGACCTTGGCTCACACAGATGAATCTGACAGTGTGACAGAAACATAATAAAGATGCCTTTTTTTATGCCTAGTGGTTTCAAACCTTTAGTTTTAATGATGAGATATCCCTTTATAGTAGAAACAAAGCACCTTTATAATAAACcaggtgttttattttgaaggtAAATGTGAGTGGGTTTGTCTCCCAGGCACCAGAGCTGTGAAAACttcatcttctgctttttaaggTTAAACTTTAGAGAGATAACACAGTCACACTGACTGTGCTGAGACTTAGGGTCTGTAGCACTGCATGTTTGTCTTTTCCACCTGGGAATCTTTCAACATGGTGCACGTGTCATCTTAACCTCCTCATATCTTGATATGGGTGGAAAAAGTGCTCTCAGCTGCCTCTTCCAGGGCATTAAGAATTTAAGTTAGTTTGTGGTCAGGACTGGGAGGTGATCCAAGTCCATGCTTTACCCTGTTGCTGATTTCAACTACTTCTTTTATACCCTTTACATTGTTCTCTCCTGATATGTTTTATACAGAGCAAGTCCAGTTGAATGTTACCTGTGTTGGGCAGAGGGTGTTGAGCCTCTGGAATCAGTGATCCATTCCATATTCAGGAAAACATgcaaaactaaactaaaaagCATAAACCTTCTCAGGTTTACATGCTGTATTAAACCTATTGaagcaatttaatttctgtttgttacTTGGTGGCCAGTGTGTGGTGTCAAGGTAGATGGAAAAGATACAAACTCTTGACATTAATGTGTAGCCATATGCAGAAAGATAATCTGGAGAGAAGGATCTGAAATGTCTTTTATGGTTAGCTTTAGCTTTTAAGATCAGCTTTACTGCTCTCATTGTCCATTCCCACTTACCCCaggtatatttatttttgtgctttctttcaTTAGAGAAGTGAGGCTTGAACCTTAGAATAGTTAGAGCTGCTATATTGATTCCTGTGACTTTCCAGTTATTTTCACTAAGGCTGAGTCAGGATTCTGAAGTACCTTCCAGCAGCACTCAttggtggtttgggtttcttttttgttgtttttttttaaaaaatatctacttATACTCATGAAGCAGTGTGCTCAATATTCTGTGTGTAGCAACCCATTTGCTTTGCTATTTGCAGGTACCCATCTCTGTAATTGGGCTGTGCCCTACCAGAATCACTGCATCCTCTTGCATTGTCACCAGCTGAGTGTGTGCCAGGAGGCCAGGGAGCAGGACATCAAAGAGCTGCTTGGAGGTAACACCCTGCTTCAGGCTCCTGCTAAACCCAGGCTCTAAATGGTGCTTTTGCTCTAAATGCCTGCCTTAGATCCTGCCTGGCTTTCAGCTGAGGGAGATGGGTTGTGAAATGCCTGCAGGGTGAATAGAataaatatatggaaaatatatttaatatatttaaatatataaaaatatttaatatatttaatttataatatataGAATAAATATATGGAAAAGTGGTGTGACAGCTCTTGAGCCTGCTTGTGCATGGTGCATCTTGGAGTAATTTTTGTAACTGCTACTGAGTTACAGGTTTTCTCCATGTTGAAGGATTCATTCAAGTAATTTGCATTCCACATGATGCCCTCTGGAGGATAAAGACATAAAAGatgtatttataatttttaagagaaaggaaaatatcttggcactggttttttttctgagattgcTGAGATTTTGTGTCAGAGACTGCAGGCTGCTTCTATCATGGGTGCAGCTTTAGCAGCAATTGCTCATGGTGACCTTCTAGTGccacagtttttaattttaattaggTGATATAAtaacaaaatggaaattattcttAATTGGGGAATCAGTCTTCTAAAGTATGTTTCAAGAGTTTGCTGTACTCAagttatagaaaaaaaagtttgatcATGGTTCTTGAGAGTTAGCAAAGGTTTCTCTGCAACATAGCAGCCAGACCTTTGATAAGCAGAAGGGACTTATGTCTTTATAAATCTGGATCACTAGTTGTGAAGGAAATTCTCCTGAAGTATGAAGGTGTAAGTGAAATTTCCACTcagttttaaaagatgaaaattagGAATCTTAAGTGCAATGCTGTATAACTTCAAAAGCATGAGTCTTCTTCTCAGAAGCTGGCATTCATAATGCTCTTGCTGTTGatattgtgcttttttgttgtaGCTCTCCTTCATTACAGCCCTTTTGTGGAATTAATTCCTTGGTTGGGCAAATAGCAGAGGTCTGTggcaaaaccaaccaaccaaaaaaaaaaaaaaaccctcaaaggGATTACATTGCAATAAAGGCAACGCTCTGAGTTTTCATGTCCTTGCTGATTTTAGGACTGATTTATTTCACTTGCACTATTTTATTATAGAATATTGGCTCTGGTTTGCATGTTTGGGATATGAGGTCAGGTTTGAGCTTGAGAGTTTTATTCTTACGAAATTcattgtttttgtctttttgaagAAATTAGTTGGAAAAGGGAAACAGTCCTGTTTCACCACCAAAGCTACACACAGAGAATGAAGAGGATGATAAATGCACAAGTTGACCAACACAACATGGGAAACTTGTTTTCTTCAACTGCCCAGACTCACAAGATTCACTTGAGTAATTCAGTTGAGTTTGAGACTGAAGATGTAACAACAAATGCGATAAAGCCAATTGCAAGCCATGCAACCAGCACCACAGCAACACCCACCACTGCCACAGCCATCACAGTAAGTGTTACACATGCAGCTGTCTTCACTACAGCTTATGAAACAACTGCCAAGGCCTCAAACACCCCTGGAGGTTCGGATCTCTTTGCTGAAGCCAAGTCATCCACTGACTCTTCTCCCACCTCTGGTAGCATCTCTGATACTACTTCCAGCCATGTCACCAAGCTCGTGACCAccactgaaaaatcagaagatAGTGGCTCTGTCTCAGTATTTTTCACTTCTACTTCTCCTCCTCTCACTGTTATATCTGAAGCGGGTACTCAGATGCCTAAACCAGAGCAGTTTAACCCAACCACCACCAGCACTTCCCTCTCCAGTAGCCCTGCCACTGCTGGAGCTGTCCTGCAGCCACTGAGCACAGCATTGACCACCCTGATCCCACAGGACCCAGGAGCATCTTCCACTGCTCCCACTCACGCTGGGACACTCAGCCCCCTGGAGACTTCACACTCTGTGGATACACAGGGTGTGGATGTAATGCCTGGCATAACTTTTCTGTATCTAGAGCCAAAAGCAAGTACAACCACAACACCCTTGAGTAAATCAACTTCTCTTCTGGGCTCTACAGGAGGTGCCAGGGTTTTAACTGCTGACTCTACACCAGAAACCACC from Heliangelus exortis chromosome 18, bHelExo1.hap1, whole genome shotgun sequence carries:
- the C18H11orf24 gene encoding uncharacterized protein C11orf24 homolog; translated protein: MWTASVFSLLVSFCICEHRFSVLKGRGVHVVQIKRLTTEKQCRQDCQLPGAAGTHLCNWAVPYQNHCILLHCHQLSVCQEAREQDIKELLGEISWKRETVLFHHQSYTQRMKRMINAQVDQHNMGNLFSSTAQTHKIHLSNSVEFETEDVTTNAIKPIASHATSTTATPTTATAITVSVTHAAVFTTAYETTAKASNTPGGSDLFAEAKSSTDSSPTSGSISDTTSSHVTKLVTTTEKSEDSGSVSVFFTSTSPPLTVISEAGTQMPKPEQFNPTTTSTSLSSSPATAGAVLQPLSTALTTLIPQDPGASSTAPTHAGTLSPLETSHSVDTQGVDVMPGITFLYLEPKASTTTTPLSKSTSLLGSTGGARVLTADSTPETTTGRGIKSMSYVFSTSTAPANGPKTTASGLEETPNVDNEYVLIAAKPLTRYLEDKSSLLAVLLIGTVFFITVTVLFLMQAYESYKRKDYTQVDYLINGMYVDLEM